The Lentimicrobiaceae bacterium genome has a window encoding:
- the ispF gene encoding 2-C-methyl-D-erythritol 2,4-cyclodiphosphate synthase produces MRIGLGFDVHAFEKNREFWLGGVLIDHYQGLAGHSDADVLIHSICDALLGAVNLGDIGSNFPDSDQKYKDIRSMVLLKAVAEKYKNIGYKIVNIDSVVVIQKPKIAPYIPQMKEEIAKCLGIDVNQISIKATTTEHLGFEGREEGVSAQAVVLVEKEFV; encoded by the coding sequence ATGAGAATAGGTTTAGGCTTTGATGTGCATGCTTTTGAAAAGAACAGAGAATTTTGGTTGGGCGGCGTTTTAATAGACCATTACCAAGGTTTGGCTGGTCATTCCGATGCCGATGTGCTTATACACAGTATTTGCGATGCATTGTTAGGAGCAGTTAATTTGGGTGATATAGGCTCCAATTTTCCTGACAGCGACCAAAAATACAAGGATATCAGAAGTATGGTCTTGCTTAAGGCAGTAGCCGAAAAGTATAAAAACATAGGATACAAAATAGTTAATATAGATTCGGTTGTAGTGATACAAAAACCAAAGATAGCACCGTATATACCGCAGATGAAAGAAGAAATTGCTAAATGCTTAGGTATAGACGTAAATCAGATTTCTATAAAAGCCACAACTACCGAACATCTTGGTTTTGAAGGTCGTGAAGAAGGAGTTTCGGCACAAGCTGTTGTTTTGGTTGAAAAGGAATTTGTGTAG